The Humulus lupulus chromosome 3, drHumLupu1.1, whole genome shotgun sequence genome window below encodes:
- the LOC133822228 gene encoding glycosyl hydrolase 5 family protein-like — MKMGRSFLLHFLSVLTFTTFFLVSQTGPATGLPLATNSRWIVNEISGKRVKLACVNWVSHLEVVLAEGLNKQPIDAIVGRISSMGFNCVRLTWPVYLATNNSLASLTVRQSFQRFGLAEAIAGIEANNPSIIDIPLIKAYQAVVAGLGKGKVMVILDNHVSNPSWCCHNTDGNGFFGDKYFDPEQWIEGLTRMATLFKGHRNVVGMSLRNELRGPRQNEDDWYKYMQRGAEAVHSANPNVLVIISGLHFDTHLSYLRNRAFRLTFSGKLVFEVHWYSFIDGKAWESENANKVCGWVGDNMKTQSGFLVKKGFPLFLSEFGVDERGTNENDNRYLNCALAVAAELDLDWALWTLAGSYYFREGVVGLDEVYAVLNKDFNGLRNATVLHKITSLRHSFQGPGLSTSRSHKVIFHPATGDCVVRKSQSGPLALGPCSSSDAWHYSHYENTLTIRGTPFCLRAQEVGKPAQLSKDCTAVDSKWKPISDSNLQLSTTTGKNDTVCLDVDSSANEVVVNACYCVSEDSWCDPSRQWFKLVYSTRKPKAGSFSKMMITPTNDGLAD; from the exons atgaagatgGGACGGTCCTTTCTGCTTCACTTTCTCTCTGTTTTAACCTTCACTACATTCTTCTTAGTATCCCAAACCGGGCCGGCGACTGGTCTGCCGCTGGCCACCAATTCGAGATGGATTGTGAATGAGATCAGCGGGAAGAGAGTGAAACTAGCCTGCGTGAATTGGGTTTCTCATCTTGAGGTGGTGCTGGCCGAAGGGCTCAACAAGCAGCCCATCGATGCCATCGTTGGCCGAATCTCGTCGATGGGGTTTAACTGTGTTCGCCTCACTTGGCCAGTCTACTTGGCCACCAACAACTCACTCGCCTCTCTCACGGTTCGACAGTCCTTCCAAAGGTTCGGTCTTGCAGAAGCCATAGCTGGTATTGAGGCCAATAATCCCTCCATCATCGATATTCCCCTCATCAAAGCCTACCAG GCAGTGGTAGCTGGGCTTGGAAAAGGGAAGGTGATGGTGATCCTGGACAATCATGTTAGCAATCCCAGCTGGTGTTGCCACAATACTGACGGCAATGGGTTCTTCGGCGATAAATACTTCGACCCAGAGCAGTGGATTGAGGGGCTTACTCGAATGGCGACGTTGTTCAAGGGTCACCGCAATGTCGTCGGCATGAGCTTGAGGAACGAGCTCCGTGGGCCCAGGCAGAATGAAGACGATTGGTACAA GTACATGCAAAGAGGAGCCGAGGCAGTTCACTCGGCAAACCCAAATGTTCTTGTGATTATCTCTGGTTTACATTTCGATACGCACTTGTCATACCTACGAAATCGAGCATTCAGGCTCACATTTTCTGGGAAGCTAGTATTTGAAGTTCATTGGTATTCGTTTATAGATGGCAAGGCATGGGAAAGTGAGAATGCAAATAAAGTGTGTGGTTGGGTGGGTGATAACATGAAGACACAATCTGGGTTCTTGGTAAAGAAAGGATTCCCTTTGTTTTTAAGTGAGTTTGGAGTGGATGAAAGGGGGACCAATGAGAATGACAACAGGTACTTGAACTGTGCCTTAGCTGTAGCAGCTGAACTGGACTTGGATTGGGCTTTGTGGACTTTGGCTGGTAGTTACTACTTCAGAGAAGGTGTTGTTGGATTAGATGAGGTTTATGCAGTCTTAAACAAGGATTTCAATGGACTCCGAAATGCAACTGTCTTACACAAGATCACTTCACTCCGACACTCATTTCAAG GGCCAGGCTTATCAACAAGTCGATCACACAAAGTCATTTTCCACCCAGCAACTGGTGATTGTGTTGTAAGAAAATCCCAATCGGGTCCATTGGCATTAGGTCCTTGCTCTAGTTCTGATGCTTGGCATTATTCACATTATGAGAATACACTGACGATCAGAGGAACACCCTTCTGCTTACGAGCACAAGAAGTGGGGAAACCAGCCCAACTTAGCAAAGATTGTACTGCCGTTGACTCCAAATGGAAGCCCATATCGGATTCTAACTTGCAACTCTCCACTACGACTGGCAAAAACGACACCGTTTGCCTAGACGTTGACAGTAGTGCGAATGAGGTTGTCGTAAATGCTTGTTATTGCGTGAGTGAAGATAGTTGGTGTGACCCgtctaggcaatggttcaaacttGTTTACAGCACAAGAAAACCAAAGGCAGGATCTTTTTCTAAGATGATGATAACTCCAACAAATGATGGACTTGCCGATTGA